A single window of Mycolicibacterium aurum DNA harbors:
- a CDS encoding carboxymuconolactone decarboxylase family protein: MTSVELPQRLARLASLSSGDERADTLIRLTCGRALALPPVPPPADVPDERTDREAILVAFAEQFAVDVTGIGDNQRARFVEAWGDDAFRVVVAIFLADFLPRVWAGCDALGLGRPGWTAEVEIDRDADPVAKVLGGFVPAVARLHELDAVTTEVVRLRGAEAHNCRLCKSLREGHALDAGGSEELYVQIAEFESAQGLSEAHKAALRYVDALIWSPSSIDQDVVDGVRRHFSEKQMLELTLDVMRNAANKIAVAMAADAPRVAEGTERYEVDEQGQTIFA; encoded by the coding sequence GTGACCTCTGTCGAGTTGCCGCAGCGACTGGCCCGTCTCGCCTCGTTGTCCTCGGGTGACGAGCGGGCCGACACCCTGATCCGGTTGACGTGTGGTCGGGCGTTGGCGCTGCCGCCGGTGCCCCCGCCCGCCGATGTGCCGGACGAGCGGACAGACAGGGAAGCGATCCTGGTGGCGTTTGCCGAGCAGTTCGCGGTGGACGTCACGGGTATCGGCGACAACCAGCGCGCCCGCTTCGTGGAAGCCTGGGGTGACGATGCGTTCCGCGTCGTTGTCGCCATCTTCCTCGCCGACTTCCTGCCACGGGTCTGGGCCGGGTGTGACGCGCTGGGGCTGGGCAGGCCCGGCTGGACGGCCGAGGTCGAGATCGACCGTGACGCCGATCCGGTCGCGAAGGTGCTCGGCGGATTCGTGCCCGCGGTGGCGCGACTGCACGAGCTCGATGCGGTGACCACGGAGGTGGTGCGGCTGCGCGGGGCGGAAGCGCACAACTGCCGGCTGTGTAAGTCGCTGCGTGAGGGGCATGCCCTCGACGCCGGTGGGTCCGAGGAGCTCTACGTCCAGATCGCCGAGTTCGAGTCGGCGCAGGGCTTGTCCGAGGCGCACAAGGCCGCGCTGCGCTACGTCGACGCGCTGATCTGGTCCCCGTCCAGCATCGATCAGGATGTCGTCGACGGTGTCCGCAGGCACTTCTCCGAGAAGCAGATGCTGGAGCTCACGCTGGACGTGATGCGCAACGCCGCCAACAAGATTGCGGTGGCGATGGCGGCCGACGCGCCGCGGGTGGCCGAGGGCACCGAACGGTACGAGGTCGACGAGCAGGGGCAGACGATATTCGCCTGA
- a CDS encoding metallopeptidase TldD-related protein — MIGAQKVTEIALAEARRLGRADETIVVVTDRVDASLRWANNTMTTNGESTGRTTTVISIVRQGDDAHVGSVRSSAVDPAAITDLVAASQQAAAVAPPARDSAPPLPGGDAPADWDHPTPRTGAEVFGEVAQGLTRGFRGSDTLFGYARHILETTFVATSNGLRRRFTQPNGSVEVNAKRDGASAWVGVGTPDFTAVPIDSMLDDLALRLSWAQRTVELPAGRYETIMPPSTVADMMIYLSWTMGGRGAQEGRTALAAPGGGTRVGERLTSLPLTLYSDPGAPGLECTPFVTATSSSERSSVFDNGLAIDRVDWIRDGVINALAYSRAAAAEFDAPVAMGADNLLMTGGTASLQDMIAGTERGLLLSTMWYIREVDPSVLLLTGLTRDGVYLVEDGRVTAAVNNFRFNESPLDLVRRATEAGVSEVTLPREWGDWATRAQMPSLRIPDFFMSSVSQAQ; from the coding sequence ATGATCGGCGCACAGAAGGTCACCGAGATCGCGCTGGCCGAAGCACGTCGGTTGGGCCGCGCAGACGAGACCATCGTGGTGGTGACCGACCGGGTCGACGCGTCGCTGCGGTGGGCCAACAACACGATGACCACCAACGGTGAGTCGACGGGCCGCACCACGACCGTCATTTCGATTGTGCGACAGGGTGACGACGCCCACGTCGGATCGGTCCGGTCCAGCGCCGTGGACCCCGCCGCCATCACTGACCTGGTGGCGGCGTCCCAGCAGGCGGCGGCTGTCGCGCCGCCCGCGCGGGACAGCGCTCCGCCATTGCCCGGCGGGGACGCACCCGCCGACTGGGACCACCCCACGCCCCGCACGGGCGCCGAGGTGTTCGGCGAGGTGGCACAGGGGCTGACCCGCGGGTTTCGGGGCAGCGACACGCTGTTCGGGTATGCGCGGCACATCCTCGAGACCACGTTCGTCGCGACCTCCAACGGTCTGCGCCGCCGTTTCACCCAGCCCAACGGTTCGGTGGAGGTCAACGCCAAACGCGACGGAGCCAGCGCCTGGGTGGGCGTCGGGACACCCGACTTCACCGCCGTGCCAATCGATTCGATGCTCGACGATCTGGCGCTGAGGCTGTCGTGGGCGCAGCGCACCGTCGAGCTACCGGCGGGCCGGTACGAGACGATCATGCCGCCGTCGACTGTCGCGGACATGATGATCTACCTGTCGTGGACGATGGGCGGCCGAGGTGCCCAAGAGGGCCGCACCGCGCTGGCGGCGCCGGGCGGTGGCACCCGGGTGGGGGAGAGGCTGACGTCTCTGCCGTTGACGCTGTACTCCGACCCCGGTGCGCCCGGGCTGGAGTGCACCCCGTTCGTGACCGCGACCAGCTCGTCGGAGCGGTCGTCGGTGTTCGACAACGGACTGGCGATCGACCGGGTGGACTGGATCCGCGACGGTGTCATCAACGCGCTGGCCTACTCCAGAGCGGCGGCGGCGGAGTTCGATGCCCCGGTGGCGATGGGCGCGGACAACCTGCTGATGACCGGCGGAACGGCCAGCCTGCAGGACATGATCGCCGGCACCGAGCGCGGGCTGCTGCTGTCGACGATGTGGTACATCCGCGAGGTCGATCCGTCGGTACTGCTGCTGACCGGCCTGACGCGCGACGGGGTGTATCTGGTGGAAGACGGTCGGGTCACCGCCGCGGTGAACAACTTCCGGTTCAACGAGAGCCCGCTGGACCTGGTGCGGCGCGCCACCGAGGCCGGCGTCAGCGAGGTCACCTTGCCGCGCGAGTGGGGCGACTGGGCCACGCGGGCGCAGATGCCGTCGCTACGGATCCCCGACTTCTTCATGTCATCGGTCAGTCAGGCGCAATAA
- a CDS encoding energy-coupling factor transporter transmembrane component T family protein — MTAAASPRKPRRQVVLLRPVPGRTVIHELWAGSKLLIVAAIGVLLTFYPGWVPIGAVALLVVAAAWLAHIPRGVLPGVPVWLWFLLFLGGLTAAFAGGDPVVGVGALDLGLGGLLNFLRITSLAIVLLGLGAMVSWTTNVAEVAPAVAKLGRPLRALRIPVDDWAVTLALALRAFPMLFDEFAILYAARRLRPREVSDERGRARLRQLAAELVDLLAAAITVALRRADEMGDAITARGGAGQISAAPSGPKLRDWLAFAIVTVVCGAALALELTILGTSGIRR; from the coding sequence GAACTCTGGGCCGGATCGAAACTTCTCATCGTCGCGGCGATCGGGGTGCTCCTGACGTTCTATCCGGGTTGGGTCCCGATCGGCGCGGTTGCGCTGCTGGTGGTCGCGGCGGCCTGGCTCGCCCATATTCCGCGTGGAGTGCTGCCGGGTGTCCCGGTGTGGTTATGGTTCCTTCTCTTCCTGGGCGGGCTCACCGCGGCCTTCGCCGGCGGTGATCCGGTCGTCGGCGTCGGCGCGCTCGACCTCGGTCTCGGCGGCCTGCTCAATTTCCTGCGCATCACCTCGCTGGCCATCGTGCTGCTCGGTCTGGGCGCGATGGTGTCGTGGACAACCAACGTCGCCGAGGTGGCTCCCGCGGTCGCCAAACTCGGACGCCCGTTGCGGGCGTTGCGCATACCGGTCGACGATTGGGCGGTCACGCTTGCGTTGGCGCTGAGGGCATTTCCGATGCTGTTCGACGAATTCGCCATCCTGTACGCGGCCAGGAGGTTGCGGCCCAGGGAGGTCTCCGACGAGCGCGGGCGGGCGCGGCTGCGCCAGTTGGCCGCCGAACTGGTGGACCTGCTGGCCGCCGCGATCACCGTCGCGCTGCGCCGCGCCGACGAGATGGGTGACGCCATCACCGCGCGCGGTGGCGCCGGCCAGATCTCGGCGGCCCCGTCGGGACCCAAACTTCGGGACTGGTTGGCGTTCGCCATCGTCACGGTGGTGTGCGGTGCAGCGCTGGCGCTGGAGCTCACGATTCTGGGTACCAGCGGTATCCGGCGCTGA
- a CDS encoding TldD/PmbA family protein, with protein sequence MTARTVDADFLALPRHALADAALTAATQAGASYADFRIHAITTETVQLRDGALETAVTDYEIGLAVRVIVDGTWGFASHAELDAAAAADTARRAVRVATTLAPLNAERIELAPEPVYRDASWVSDYRIDPFTVAAEDKVAVLEDYSGRLLGRRDGGVGVDHVSAWLHMAKEQTFYADTFGSSITQQRVRVLPNLEAVTVDAAAGSFETMRTLAPPTARGWEAVVGDEVWDWAGELAELPSLLAEKAKAPSVVAGACDLVIDPSNLWLTIHESIGHATEYDRAIGYEAAYAGTSFATPDKLGRMQYGSPVMNVTADRTATHGLATVGFDDEGVRAQSWDLVRDGLFVGYQLDRVFAPRLGVGRSNGCSYADSAHHVPIQRMANVSLQPGPDDVSTADLIARVSDGLYVVGDKSWSIDMQRYNFQFTGQRFYRIRDGRLDGQVRDVAYQATTTDFWGSMEAVGGQSTWRMGGAFNCGKAQPGQVAAVSHGCPSALFRGVNVLNTREEGGR encoded by the coding sequence GTGACAGCCCGAACCGTCGACGCGGACTTCCTCGCGCTCCCTCGCCACGCGCTTGCCGATGCGGCGTTGACCGCGGCCACCCAGGCCGGCGCAAGCTACGCCGACTTCCGTATCCACGCCATCACCACCGAAACCGTGCAACTGCGCGACGGCGCGCTCGAAACCGCCGTCACCGATTACGAGATCGGGCTTGCGGTGCGGGTGATCGTCGACGGCACATGGGGGTTCGCCTCGCACGCCGAGCTCGACGCGGCCGCGGCGGCGGACACCGCGCGGCGCGCGGTGCGGGTGGCGACCACGCTGGCGCCGCTGAACGCCGAACGCATCGAGCTCGCCCCTGAACCCGTCTACCGGGACGCGTCGTGGGTGTCGGACTACCGCATCGACCCGTTCACCGTCGCGGCCGAAGACAAGGTGGCGGTGCTCGAGGACTACTCCGGCAGGTTGCTCGGCCGCCGCGACGGTGGCGTCGGCGTGGACCATGTGTCGGCGTGGCTGCACATGGCCAAGGAACAGACGTTCTACGCCGACACGTTCGGCTCGTCGATCACACAGCAGCGGGTGCGGGTGTTACCGAATCTGGAAGCGGTGACCGTCGACGCCGCCGCCGGGTCGTTCGAGACGATGCGCACCCTGGCGCCGCCGACGGCCCGAGGCTGGGAGGCCGTCGTCGGCGACGAGGTCTGGGACTGGGCCGGGGAGTTGGCCGAGCTGCCCTCGCTGCTGGCCGAGAAGGCCAAGGCGCCCAGCGTGGTCGCCGGCGCATGCGATCTGGTCATCGACCCGAGCAATCTGTGGCTGACCATCCACGAGTCGATCGGACACGCCACCGAATACGACCGCGCCATCGGCTACGAAGCCGCCTATGCGGGTACGTCGTTCGCGACGCCGGACAAGCTGGGCCGCATGCAGTACGGGTCGCCGGTGATGAATGTGACCGCCGACAGGACGGCCACCCACGGTCTGGCCACCGTCGGTTTCGACGACGAAGGCGTGCGCGCGCAGAGCTGGGACCTGGTGCGCGACGGACTGTTCGTCGGCTATCAACTCGACCGGGTGTTCGCGCCGCGACTCGGTGTCGGCCGCTCCAACGGCTGCTCCTACGCCGATTCCGCGCACCATGTGCCGATCCAGCGGATGGCCAACGTGTCCCTGCAACCGGGCCCCGACGACGTCAGCACCGCTGATCTGATCGCCCGGGTGTCCGACGGACTGTACGTGGTCGGGGACAAGAGCTGGTCGATCGACATGCAGCGCTACAACTTTCAGTTCACCGGGCAGCGCTTCTACCGGATCCGGGACGGCAGGTTGGACGGCCAGGTCCGCGACGTCGCCTATCAGGCGACCACCACGGACTTCTGGGGATCGATGGAAGCCGTTGGTGGGCAGTCGACCTGGCGGATGGGCGGTGCGTTCAACTGTGGGAAGGCGCAACCCGGACAGGTAGCCGCGGTCAGCCACGGCTGTCCGTCGGCGCTGTTCCGTGGTGTCAATGTGCTCAACACGCGCGAAGAGGGCGGGCGGTAG